The Pseudomonas azotoformans genome has a segment encoding these proteins:
- a CDS encoding YgdI/YgdR family lipoprotein, with protein sequence MNMKNLGLPLVALTFLVLAGCATQTVVTLQNGTQYLTKDTPKTKTADGFYEFTDIAGKRVRVKADDVATVRKED encoded by the coding sequence ATGAACATGAAGAATTTGGGTCTGCCACTGGTTGCACTCACTTTTCTGGTATTGGCCGGTTGCGCGACGCAGACCGTAGTGACGCTGCAAAACGGCACACAGTATTTGACCAAGGACACCCCGAAAACCAAGACCGCCGACGGTTTCTACGAATTCACTGATATCGCCGGCAAGCGTGTACGGGTTAAGGCCGACGATGTGGCCACCGTGCGCAAGGAAGACTGA
- a CDS encoding VRR-NUC domain-containing protein, translated as MANPLEDPLYYLHNFRQVLHWLGQRYADLLDADEQHFIQRFDRLPQASQALLVRMVMRKGVHFRAGKLNYLEIGCTHAAAAPLLELGWVDNQSPLAFEALFGLLQKGEILGAFKPWIDQPKGKKSDWLEGLAAQFTDSRSFANWCPDLADTLYSLTVMELCDRLRLMFFGNLHQDWSEFVLADLGIYTYEKVEFCAESRGLRSRDDVHGFLFLHQCQQAFEAGEALEEVLVRVATLSTDNPWLEKRRAKLLFQVGQYCERIAELVLAEQIYRACTYPGARSRLIRVLERQEDYGQAMALATAAQQAPESAAEQQHLLRVVPRLRRKLGEPALPKTKPRPVTRLDLALALPEPLMSVEYCVQAHLSEPDGPVHYVENGLINSLFGLLCWDVIFTPLPGSFFHPFQRGPADLHSEDFHQRRAPLFAACFEQLQDERYKATIRQRYLDKWGIQSPFVFWNLLSEELLEQALACLPAEHLRYWFERLLLDIRANRAGMPDLIQFWPAQKTYRMIEVKGPGDRLQDNQLRWLEFCGEYQMPVTVCYVRWAESA; from the coding sequence ATGGCCAACCCCCTCGAAGACCCGCTCTATTACCTGCATAACTTCCGCCAGGTCCTGCATTGGCTGGGGCAACGCTATGCGGACCTGCTGGATGCGGACGAACAGCATTTCATTCAGCGATTTGACAGGTTGCCGCAGGCGTCCCAGGCGCTTTTGGTGCGCATGGTGATGCGCAAGGGTGTGCATTTTCGGGCAGGCAAGCTCAATTACTTGGAGATCGGCTGCACCCATGCCGCGGCGGCACCATTGCTTGAATTAGGCTGGGTCGACAATCAGTCCCCACTGGCCTTTGAAGCGCTGTTCGGCTTGCTGCAAAAAGGCGAGATACTCGGCGCGTTCAAGCCCTGGATCGACCAGCCCAAGGGCAAGAAGTCCGATTGGTTGGAAGGGCTGGCGGCGCAATTCACCGACAGCCGCAGTTTTGCCAACTGGTGTCCGGACCTTGCGGACACCCTGTACAGCCTCACCGTCATGGAGTTGTGCGATCGCCTGCGCCTGATGTTCTTCGGCAACCTGCATCAGGACTGGTCGGAATTCGTGCTGGCCGACCTGGGCATCTACACCTACGAAAAAGTCGAATTCTGCGCAGAATCCCGTGGGCTGCGCAGCCGTGACGATGTGCACGGCTTCCTGTTCCTGCACCAGTGCCAGCAGGCCTTTGAAGCCGGTGAAGCGTTGGAGGAGGTACTTGTCAGGGTCGCAACCCTGAGTACCGACAACCCCTGGCTGGAAAAACGTCGGGCCAAGTTGTTGTTCCAGGTCGGTCAATACTGCGAGCGCATTGCCGAGTTGGTGTTGGCGGAACAGATTTACCGCGCCTGTACCTATCCTGGTGCTCGCTCACGACTGATTCGCGTGCTGGAGCGCCAGGAGGACTACGGCCAAGCCATGGCCCTGGCAACTGCCGCCCAACAGGCCCCGGAAAGCGCCGCCGAGCAGCAACACTTATTGCGTGTCGTGCCACGCCTGCGCCGCAAACTGGGTGAACCTGCGTTGCCCAAAACGAAGCCACGTCCGGTCACCCGACTGGACCTGGCCCTTGCACTGCCCGAGCCGCTGATGTCGGTGGAATACTGCGTGCAGGCCCACCTCAGCGAGCCCGATGGGCCAGTGCACTACGTTGAAAACGGGCTGATCAATTCACTGTTTGGCCTGTTGTGCTGGGACGTGATCTTTACGCCGCTGCCGGGCTCATTTTTCCATCCGTTCCAACGCGGTCCAGCGGACCTGCACAGCGAAGACTTCCACCAGCGTCGTGCACCGCTGTTCGCCGCGTGTTTCGAGCAATTGCAGGACGAACGCTACAAAGCCACCATTCGCCAGCGTTACCTCGACAAGTGGGGGATCCAGTCACCTTTCGTGTTCTGGAACCTGCTCAGCGAAGAGCTGCTGGAACAGGCCCTGGCCTGCCTGCCCGCCGAACACCTGCGCTACTGGTTTGAACGGCTGCTGCTGGACATCCGCGCCAACCGCGCCGGCATGCCCGACCTGATCCAGTTCTGGCCAGCGCAAAAAACCTACCGCATGATCGAGGTCAAGGGACCTGGCGATCGCCTGCAGGACAACCAGTTGCGCTGGCTGGAATTCTGCGGCGAATACCAGATGCCGGTGACGGTCTGTTATGTGCGTTGGGCAGAGTCCGCTTGA